The region GGCGGTTGACGGTCCGGCTCGGCCATGGGCGATGCCCTCCAGGCTGCGATCCGCGCGCGACCACGGCAGGCGCTCGGGCACACACACGGCCCCTCGCTCACTATGAACGAAAGGACGTGCCCAGACGTCCCTATTTCAGGCCAGCTTCATGCTGCGTGCCACGTCGTGATAGCGGGCGGGTACCATCTCGGCGTGAGAATCGCGCTGGTTGCCCCGCTCGTCACGCCCATCTCGGACCGAGAGACCCCCATCGGCGGGGCGCAGGCGTTCGTGACGGACCTTGCCCGTGGGCTGCTGGGGGCCGGCCACGAGGTCACCCTGCTGGCAGCCGATGGCTCACAGGTGGACGGCGTCCACACACCCGTGCTCGGGATCGACAGTCGCCGCCTGACGCCGGCCCGGTTCGATCAGGGCGCCGTTCAGCGAGTGCGGTCCGACCTGGACGAGCAGGACCGCGCCTTCGGCATCGTGCGGCGGTGGCTGGACGAGGCCGGCAGCGGCATCGACGTGGCCCACGCCCACGCCTACGATGCCCCGGTGTTCAGGCGGCTGGGCGGGGCGCAGCAGGCCGTCTGCCACACGCTGCACCTGCCGCCGCTCGACCCGGCCGTGACGGCTGCTGCCCGGGCCGCCGCCACCGATCCCCACTGGCCAGCCCACCTCGTGACCGTCTCCGAAGTAACAGCGGCTGCGTGGCGTGCGGAGGGCGTGCCGGTCCCAGACGTCGTGCCGAACGGCATCGACGTGGAGTCGGTGCCATTTCAGCCCGCGCCCGGGCGCTACCTGCTCTTTGCGGGACGGCTGGTGGCGGAGAAGGGGCCGGACCTCGCGATCCAGGTGGCCCGGGAGATCGGGCTGCCGCTGGTGCTGGCGGGCGGCCAGTACGACCCGTCGTTCGCCGAGCGTGCGGTGCTGTCCCAGGCCCGGACCTCGCTCGCGTGGCGGCCCGGCGATCCGCTGCCCGCCGGTGCGACGTATGTCGGGACGCGCCCCCGCGCCGAGCTGTTCCGGTTGATGGCCGGCGCGGCGGCGTTGCTGCTGCCCGTCCGCTGGCCGGAGCCGTTCGGGCTGGTGGCCAGCGAGGCCCAGGCCGCCGGGTGCCCGGTCGTTGCGTACAATCTCGGCGGGTTGGGAGAGGTGATCGCCGACGGTCGAAGCGGGCTGGTGGTCCCGCCGGGGGATCATGAGCGCTTCGTCCAGGCGGTGCGGCAGGCATTGACACTGGACCGCACGGCATGCCGAGCGTGGGCTGTCGAGCGGTTCAGCCTGGCCGCGATGGCGACGGCGTATGCGCGCGTGTACCAACATGCGCTCGGCGGGACGCCTGCCAGCCGCTGACTGCCGCCGCACACCAGCCTGCCCCGCACCGCCAGCGTGACCTCTGTACAGCATGATGCGCCCAAGCCGGGCGACGCCCGAGCCGGGCGACGAAGGAGCGTGTTGCCGTGACTGCCGATCCGTGGAGACTGGCCGGAAAGGTCGCCATCGTGACGGGCGGCGGGCGCGGCATCGGGCGGGCCACCGCCGAGCTGCTGGCCGAGGCTGGGGCCGCCGTCACCACCTGCGCCCGCTCCGAGGCTGAGCTGGCGGAGGTCGCCGCGCAGACAGCTGGGATCACGGCGCTGGCCGGCGACATCAGCGACGAGGCGTTCGTCGAACGGCTGGTCGGCGAGACGGTGGCGGCGCATGGGCGGCTGGACATCCTCGTCAACAACGCGGCGATGCTCGGTCGAGCGCCGTTCCTGGAGCTTGAGCCAGCCCTCTGGGATACGGTGTTGGGGGTCAACCTGCGCGGCGCATACCTCTGCTCGCGGGCGGCGTTCCGGCAGATGGCGGCGCAGCAGCCGGCGGGCGGCAGTATCGTCAGCATCGCCTCGCTGAGCGGGGTGCGCGGCCCGGAGAAGTTCCCCGGGCTGGCAGCGTACAACGTCTCGAAAGCCGGCCTGCTGGCGCTGTCTGATATCCTCGCCGTTGAAGGGAAGCCGTACGACATTCGCGTCAATGCGGTCTCGCCGGGGGCCGTCGAGACCGAGATGCTGCGGCAGGCCGGGCACGGCCTGAAGGCGCTCGCGACGCCGGCCGACGTTGCACGGACGGTCGTCTTCCTGGCGAGCGATCTGTCGCGGCCATCCACGGGAGCGAACATCGAGATTCTGTCGAACGCGTAGTCCAGATTGTTCACGTGCCACCTGCTTGTCATCCTGAGCGCAGCGAAGGATCTCCCAACCTTGACCGCCTCGTTTGGGAGATCCTTCGCTGCGCTCAGGATGACAGGCTTGTCGCAGACATGCATCCAACCCTTGAACGCGAGGCGCCGGTGGAGATCTCCTCCCTCTTTCTGAACATGGTGCTGGCGCTCGCAGCCGCCTTCCTGGGGGCGGTTGTGGCAGTCTGGCTGCGCCAATCGTTGCTGATCGGCTACATCGTGGCCGGCGTGCTGATCGGGCCGTACACGCCCGGCTTCGTAGCGGACCACGCGACGGTCGCCGCCCTGGCCGACCTCGGCATCGTGTTCCTGCTGTTCGCCGTGGGCCTGCACATCTCCCTGCGCGACCTGCTGCGCGCCGGCGCCATGACTATCGTCGGCGGGCTGGTGCAGGTCGTTCTGCTGGTGGGGATCGGCTACGCGGCCGGCCTCTTGTTCGGGTGGCAGCGGGTCGAGTCGCTGTTCTTTGGGGCAGTGGTGGCGATCTCGTCCACGACCGTCCTGAGCAAGGTCCTGGAGGAGCGCGGCGAGACGGGCGTGGAGTATGGCCGGCTGGCGTTCGCCTGGGCCACGGTGCAGGATCTGGCGGCGATTGCGCTGGTGGTGCTGCTGACGACGCTGGCGCACGGCAGCGATACGCTCGGCTGGGAGCTGGCCTGGGAGCTGGGGCGTGCGGGA is a window of Chloroflexota bacterium DNA encoding:
- a CDS encoding glycosyltransferase; the protein is MRIALVAPLVTPISDRETPIGGAQAFVTDLARGLLGAGHEVTLLAADGSQVDGVHTPVLGIDSRRLTPARFDQGAVQRVRSDLDEQDRAFGIVRRWLDEAGSGIDVAHAHAYDAPVFRRLGGAQQAVCHTLHLPPLDPAVTAAARAAATDPHWPAHLVTVSEVTAAAWRAEGVPVPDVVPNGIDVESVPFQPAPGRYLLFAGRLVAEKGPDLAIQVAREIGLPLVLAGGQYDPSFAERAVLSQARTSLAWRPGDPLPAGATYVGTRPRAELFRLMAGAAALLLPVRWPEPFGLVASEAQAAGCPVVAYNLGGLGEVIADGRSGLVVPPGDHERFVQAVRQALTLDRTACRAWAVERFSLAAMATAYARVYQHALGGTPASR
- a CDS encoding SDR family oxidoreductase; this encodes MTADPWRLAGKVAIVTGGGRGIGRATAELLAEAGAAVTTCARSEAELAEVAAQTAGITALAGDISDEAFVERLVGETVAAHGRLDILVNNAAMLGRAPFLELEPALWDTVLGVNLRGAYLCSRAAFRQMAAQQPAGGSIVSIASLSGVRGPEKFPGLAAYNVSKAGLLALSDILAVEGKPYDIRVNAVSPGAVETEMLRQAGHGLKALATPADVARTVVFLASDLSRPSTGANIEILSNA